A region from the Falco rusticolus isolate bFalRus1 chromosome 4, bFalRus1.pri, whole genome shotgun sequence genome encodes:
- the CCDC66 gene encoding coiled-coil domain-containing protein 66 isoform X1, producing the protein MNLGDGLKLETEVLDGKPRLILASSDQSKPAMQMGHKARAPKQALRIRHTGRVLRSTQNACIKQENLTKPRSESSLSMTKGEKLQVTKHSSHEAATKDYSLIFQRDSTSRYPDSENPDVKKSQQKLQNSCVSAEDLRSLVCLTQEQLQQILMLVKEGTRSISETHNEKQEEMAPNEASEENIIALLQKACKVSSVPDKANSDSSRKQEACPQPGQKVTKDSWKPADMFSTLGGKEGEKALLESRKTQWKKELDEQVALKKKLKETLEGKVGYFWAKPGNNETHKEKVETTDPDKTVFPAESIITSEENSLCTTSSTTESNKVPLNVLSVPAGQSSDLPGVSCTAFVFGEAVPQERPFSALKHEQQKKWLEELDKQKEEAKLRKIEEKLNLTKAEEHDRWAMHFDSLKNHLNANTQHPVNGMYKNQHESLCLSPDPKELTAFVHPFSPAALGNLMPLKVGDAEKAAKNSAPEHSQKVSFLRSMTALLDPAQIEERDRRRQKQLEHQKAIMAQVEEKRKKKQLEEEQRKWEEQEEEQRLAQEKEQMQKQFEEDTLKQKQKEELMTLKTNELYQTMQKAQELAQRLKHEQRIRDLAQKGHDISKLQKNLGGDTEFENSNTCLSHRSHNFSGDIKSHIDAQTSPRKDTAVQTDYFNTSAYTESAEERTVCCGSPDISIGYKETSNSKKSQKDMQYIDKNKISGKETGGIYSDLYEQYARKDRQIKPSEKYSKRPDWNINKPGKRYIPASERYPKQLQKQREENKVRRQMELLQLVERNTPGNLCPKKGSYSDRSPSPHKEIKMKNKGHRVRKEEQLHENHLNEERSESPPVPAVKNRLHQGQQKRILASDFLELSNNIRREKNTKTATQQRSSSPPVTDPFSQFIPYVRTNEVYYLDPDAPVTRPSTYDPQYRQFNDSCQMPRHIFSSDHIRDPLLNPDVVKIRERQQAILKGLSELRQVTAGTGTLRRLLATDAALKPLANRCSLHWPRGLASHRQLPDSTHGQASPLVPVQICHIISLGPLFAFPNHVTDLFQFSVLLNRFLTSALG; encoded by the exons TGATGGACTAAAGCTTGAAACTGAAGTGCTGGATGGAAAGCCTAGGCTAATTCTAGCttcttctg ATCAATCAAAGCCTGCAATGCAG ATGGGTCATAAAGCCAGAGCACCTAAACAGGCGTTGAGAATAAGGCATACTGGGCGTGTTCTGAGGTCAACACAAAATGCTTGTATCAAGCAGGAAAACTTAACAAAACCAAGGAGTGAATCAAGCTTATCAATGACGAAAGGTGAAAAACTGCAAGTTACTAAACACTCCTCACATGAAGCTGCAACTAAAGATTACTCTTTGATTTTCCAAAGAGATAGCACAAGCAGATACCCTGATTCAGAGAATCCTGATgttaaaaaaagtcaacagaaaCTTCAAAACTCATGTGTATCAGCTGAAGACCTAAGAAGTTTGGTATGCTTAACACAGGAACAGCTTCAGCAGATTTTGATGCTTGTAAAAGAAGGAACTAGAAGCATCTCTGAAACTCATaatgaaaagcaagaggaaatgg CTCCTAATGAGGCATCAGAGGAAAACATTATTGCCTTGCTCCAAAAAGCTTGTAAAGTTTCATCTGTTCCAGATAAGGCTAACTCTGATTCAAGCAGGAAACAAGAAGCATGTCCGCAGCCAGGACAGAAAGTTAC AAAGGATTCATGGAAGCCTGCTGACATGTTTAGTACCTTGGGTggaaaagaaggggagaaagcCTTATTAGAATCGAGGAAGACCCAATGGAAGAAGGAATTAG ATGAACAGGTAGcactgaagaagaaactgaaagaaactttGGAGGGAAAGGTGGGTTATTTCTGGGCAAAACCTGGCAATAATGAAACCCATAAAGAGAAAGTGGAAACAACTGACCCAGATAAG ACAGTGTTTCCAGCTGAGTCAATTATTACCAGTGAGGAAAACTCTCTCTGTACAACTTCTTCAACCACAGAGTCCAATAAAGTTCCACTGAATGTTTTAAGTGTTCCAGCTGGGCAGTCTTCTGACTTACCAGGTGTCAGTTGCACAGCGTTTGTTTTTGGG GAGGCCGTGCCACAGGAACGACCTTTTAGCGCACTGAAGCATGAGCAACAGAAGAAGTGGCTTGAAGAGCTGGataaacagaaggaagaagctAAGCTAcgaaaaatagaagaaaaacttAATTTAACAAAG GCTGAAGAGCATGACAGATGGGCAATGCATTTTGATTCTTTAAAGAACCACCTTAATGCTAATACACAACATCCCGTAAATGGAATGTACAAAAACCAGCATGAAAGTCTTTGCCTGTCACCTGACCCTAAGGAGCTGACTGCTTTTGTTCACCCTTTTTCACCTGCAGCTTTAGGCAATCTCATGCCCTTAAAGGTGGGAGATGCAGAAAAAGCTGCTAAAAACAGTGCTCCAGAACACAGTCAGAAAGTCAG TTTCCTCCGTTCAATGACAGCTCTCCTGGACCCTGCACAGATTGAAGAGAGAGACAGGCGGCGGCAGAAACAGTTAGAACATCAG AAAGCAATTATGGCTCAGGTAGAAGAAAAACGGAAGAAGAAACAACtggaggaagagcagagaaaatgggaagaacAAGAAGAAGAACAGCGCCTagcacaagaaaaagaacaaatgcagaaacaatTTGAGGAAgatacactgaaacaaaaacaaaaggag GAACTCATGACTCTTAAAACAAATGAGCTCTATCAGACAATGCAGAAAGCTCAAGAATTGGCACAGAGATTAAAACACGAGCAGCGCATTCGAGACTTGGCTCAGAAGGGACATGACATTTCAAAACTTCAGAAGAACCTTGGTG GTGATACAGAATTTGAAAATTCTAATACTTGCCTTTCACATCGAAGTCATAATTTTTCTGGTGACATTAAGAGTCATATTGATGCACAGACTTCTCCTCGGAAAGACACTGCTGTACAGACAG attacTTTAATACTTCAGCATACACTGAGTCAGCTGAGGAAAGAACCGTGTGTTGTGGATCTCCTGATATATCCATAGGATATAAAGAAACCtctaacagcaaaaaaagccagaagGACATGCAGTatatagataaaaataaaatttcaggaaaagaaactggTGGCATATACAGTGATCTATATGAACAATATGcaagaaaagacagacaaattaaaccttcagaaaaatacagcaaaagacCTGACTGGAATATAAACAAGCCTGGGAAAAGATACATTCCAGCATCAGAAAGATACCCTaaacagctacagaaacaaagggaagaaaacaaagtgagaCGACAAATGGAACTGCTTCAGCTGGTAGAAAGGAATACCCCTGGGAATCTCTGCCCAAAAAAGGGCAGTTACTCAGACAGGTCTCCTTCACctcacaaagaaataaaaatgaagaataagGGACATAGAGTCAGAAAG GAAGAACAGTTACATGAGAACCATTTGAATGAAGAAAG ATCTGAGTCGCCACCTGTTCCAGCAGTTAAAAACAGATTACACCAAGGGCAACAAAAACGGATACTTGCTTCTGATTTCCTGGAGCTTAGCAACAATattagaagagagaaaaataccaaGACAGCTACCCAGCAGAGGAGCTCTTCTCCTCCTGTTACAGACCCCTTTTCACAATTTATTCCGTATGTTCGAACAAACGAAGTATATTATCTTGATCCAGATGCACCAGTGACTAGACCTTCAACATATGACCCCCAGTATCGACAGTTTAATG ATTCTTGCCAAATGCCACGACACATTTTTAGCTCTGATCACATTAGAGACCCTCTTCTAAATCCTGATGTAGTTAAAATCAGAGAGAGACAACAAGCAATTCTCAAAGGACTGTCAGAATTACGCCAG gtgACGGCAGGAACAGGAACTCTCCGCAGGCTTTTGGCAACAGACGCGGCACTAAAACCACTTGCCAACAGGTGTAGCCTGCACTGGCCGAGGGGCCTTGCCAGCCACCGGCAGCTGCCCGACAGCACGCACGGACAGGCCTCGCCGCTTGTCCCTGTGCAGATATGTCACATTATTTCTCTAGGCCCGCTTTTTGCCTTTCCAAACCACGTGACAGACTTGTTCCAGTTTTCAGTGTTACTTAACCGGTTTCTCACCTCAGCTCTGGGTTGA
- the CCDC66 gene encoding coiled-coil domain-containing protein 66 isoform X6 — protein sequence MNLGDGLKLETEVLDGKPRLILASSDQSKPAMQMGHKARAPKQALRIRHTGRVLRSTQNACIKQENLTKPRSESSLSMTKGEKLQVTKHSSHEAATKDYSLIFQRDSTSRYPDSENPDVKKSQQKLQNSCVSAEDLRSLVCLTQEQLQQILMLVKEGTRSISETHNEKQEEMAPNEASEENIIALLQKACKVSSVPDKANSDSSRKQEACPQPGQKVTKDSWKPADMFSTLGGKEGEKALLESRKTQWKKELDEQVALKKKLKETLEGKVGYFWAKPGNNETHKEKVETTDPDKEAVPQERPFSALKHEQQKKWLEELDKQKEEAKLRKIEEKLNLTKAEEHDRWAMHFDSLKNHLNANTQHPVNGMYKNQHESLCLSPDPKELTAFVHPFSPAALGNLMPLKVGDAEKAAKNSAPEHSQKVSFLRSMTALLDPAQIEERDRRRQKQLEHQKAIMAQVEEKRKKKQLEEEQRKWEEQEEEQRLAQEKEQMQKQFEEDTLKQKQKEELMTLKTNELYQTMQKAQELAQRLKHEQRIRDLAQKGHDISKLQKNLGGDTEFENSNTCLSHRSHNFSGDIKSHIDAQTSPRKDTAVQTDYFNTSAYTESAEERTVCCGSPDISIGYKETSNSKKSQKDMQYIDKNKISGKETGGIYSDLYEQYARKDRQIKPSEKYSKRPDWNINKPGKRYIPASERYPKQLQKQREENKVRRQMELLQLVERNTPGNLCPKKGSYSDRSPSPHKEIKMKNKGHRVRKEEQLHENHLNEERSESPPVPAVKNRLHQGQQKRILASDFLELSNNIRREKNTKTATQQRSSSPPVTDPFSQFIPYVRTNEVYYLDPDAPVTRPSTYDPQYRQFNDSCQMPRHIFSSDHIRDPLLNPDVVKIRERQQAILKGLSELRQGLLQKQKELETALIPTMAQEENFILPF from the exons TGATGGACTAAAGCTTGAAACTGAAGTGCTGGATGGAAAGCCTAGGCTAATTCTAGCttcttctg ATCAATCAAAGCCTGCAATGCAG ATGGGTCATAAAGCCAGAGCACCTAAACAGGCGTTGAGAATAAGGCATACTGGGCGTGTTCTGAGGTCAACACAAAATGCTTGTATCAAGCAGGAAAACTTAACAAAACCAAGGAGTGAATCAAGCTTATCAATGACGAAAGGTGAAAAACTGCAAGTTACTAAACACTCCTCACATGAAGCTGCAACTAAAGATTACTCTTTGATTTTCCAAAGAGATAGCACAAGCAGATACCCTGATTCAGAGAATCCTGATgttaaaaaaagtcaacagaaaCTTCAAAACTCATGTGTATCAGCTGAAGACCTAAGAAGTTTGGTATGCTTAACACAGGAACAGCTTCAGCAGATTTTGATGCTTGTAAAAGAAGGAACTAGAAGCATCTCTGAAACTCATaatgaaaagcaagaggaaatgg CTCCTAATGAGGCATCAGAGGAAAACATTATTGCCTTGCTCCAAAAAGCTTGTAAAGTTTCATCTGTTCCAGATAAGGCTAACTCTGATTCAAGCAGGAAACAAGAAGCATGTCCGCAGCCAGGACAGAAAGTTAC AAAGGATTCATGGAAGCCTGCTGACATGTTTAGTACCTTGGGTggaaaagaaggggagaaagcCTTATTAGAATCGAGGAAGACCCAATGGAAGAAGGAATTAG ATGAACAGGTAGcactgaagaagaaactgaaagaaactttGGAGGGAAAGGTGGGTTATTTCTGGGCAAAACCTGGCAATAATGAAACCCATAAAGAGAAAGTGGAAACAACTGACCCAGATAAG GAGGCCGTGCCACAGGAACGACCTTTTAGCGCACTGAAGCATGAGCAACAGAAGAAGTGGCTTGAAGAGCTGGataaacagaaggaagaagctAAGCTAcgaaaaatagaagaaaaacttAATTTAACAAAG GCTGAAGAGCATGACAGATGGGCAATGCATTTTGATTCTTTAAAGAACCACCTTAATGCTAATACACAACATCCCGTAAATGGAATGTACAAAAACCAGCATGAAAGTCTTTGCCTGTCACCTGACCCTAAGGAGCTGACTGCTTTTGTTCACCCTTTTTCACCTGCAGCTTTAGGCAATCTCATGCCCTTAAAGGTGGGAGATGCAGAAAAAGCTGCTAAAAACAGTGCTCCAGAACACAGTCAGAAAGTCAG TTTCCTCCGTTCAATGACAGCTCTCCTGGACCCTGCACAGATTGAAGAGAGAGACAGGCGGCGGCAGAAACAGTTAGAACATCAG AAAGCAATTATGGCTCAGGTAGAAGAAAAACGGAAGAAGAAACAACtggaggaagagcagagaaaatgggaagaacAAGAAGAAGAACAGCGCCTagcacaagaaaaagaacaaatgcagaaacaatTTGAGGAAgatacactgaaacaaaaacaaaaggag GAACTCATGACTCTTAAAACAAATGAGCTCTATCAGACAATGCAGAAAGCTCAAGAATTGGCACAGAGATTAAAACACGAGCAGCGCATTCGAGACTTGGCTCAGAAGGGACATGACATTTCAAAACTTCAGAAGAACCTTGGTG GTGATACAGAATTTGAAAATTCTAATACTTGCCTTTCACATCGAAGTCATAATTTTTCTGGTGACATTAAGAGTCATATTGATGCACAGACTTCTCCTCGGAAAGACACTGCTGTACAGACAG attacTTTAATACTTCAGCATACACTGAGTCAGCTGAGGAAAGAACCGTGTGTTGTGGATCTCCTGATATATCCATAGGATATAAAGAAACCtctaacagcaaaaaaagccagaagGACATGCAGTatatagataaaaataaaatttcaggaaaagaaactggTGGCATATACAGTGATCTATATGAACAATATGcaagaaaagacagacaaattaaaccttcagaaaaatacagcaaaagacCTGACTGGAATATAAACAAGCCTGGGAAAAGATACATTCCAGCATCAGAAAGATACCCTaaacagctacagaaacaaagggaagaaaacaaagtgagaCGACAAATGGAACTGCTTCAGCTGGTAGAAAGGAATACCCCTGGGAATCTCTGCCCAAAAAAGGGCAGTTACTCAGACAGGTCTCCTTCACctcacaaagaaataaaaatgaagaataagGGACATAGAGTCAGAAAG GAAGAACAGTTACATGAGAACCATTTGAATGAAGAAAG ATCTGAGTCGCCACCTGTTCCAGCAGTTAAAAACAGATTACACCAAGGGCAACAAAAACGGATACTTGCTTCTGATTTCCTGGAGCTTAGCAACAATattagaagagagaaaaataccaaGACAGCTACCCAGCAGAGGAGCTCTTCTCCTCCTGTTACAGACCCCTTTTCACAATTTATTCCGTATGTTCGAACAAACGAAGTATATTATCTTGATCCAGATGCACCAGTGACTAGACCTTCAACATATGACCCCCAGTATCGACAGTTTAATG ATTCTTGCCAAATGCCACGACACATTTTTAGCTCTGATCACATTAGAGACCCTCTTCTAAATCCTGATGTAGTTAAAATCAGAGAGAGACAACAAGCAATTCTCAAAGGACTGTCAGAATTACGCCAG ggcctcctgcagaagcagaaggagtTGGAAACTGCCCTGATTCCCACCATGGCTCAGGAAGAGAactttattttgccattttga
- the CCDC66 gene encoding coiled-coil domain-containing protein 66 isoform X2 — protein MNSRGGSDWHNQSKPAMQMGHKARAPKQALRIRHTGRVLRSTQNACIKQENLTKPRSESSLSMTKGEKLQVTKHSSHEAATKDYSLIFQRDSTSRYPDSENPDVKKSQQKLQNSCVSAEDLRSLVCLTQEQLQQILMLVKEGTRSISETHNEKQEEMAPNEASEENIIALLQKACKVSSVPDKANSDSSRKQEACPQPGQKVTKDSWKPADMFSTLGGKEGEKALLESRKTQWKKELDEQVALKKKLKETLEGKVGYFWAKPGNNETHKEKVETTDPDKTVFPAESIITSEENSLCTTSSTTESNKVPLNVLSVPAGQSSDLPGVSCTAFVFGEAVPQERPFSALKHEQQKKWLEELDKQKEEAKLRKIEEKLNLTKAEEHDRWAMHFDSLKNHLNANTQHPVNGMYKNQHESLCLSPDPKELTAFVHPFSPAALGNLMPLKVGDAEKAAKNSAPEHSQKVSFLRSMTALLDPAQIEERDRRRQKQLEHQKAIMAQVEEKRKKKQLEEEQRKWEEQEEEQRLAQEKEQMQKQFEEDTLKQKQKEELMTLKTNELYQTMQKAQELAQRLKHEQRIRDLAQKGHDISKLQKNLGGDTEFENSNTCLSHRSHNFSGDIKSHIDAQTSPRKDTAVQTDYFNTSAYTESAEERTVCCGSPDISIGYKETSNSKKSQKDMQYIDKNKISGKETGGIYSDLYEQYARKDRQIKPSEKYSKRPDWNINKPGKRYIPASERYPKQLQKQREENKVRRQMELLQLVERNTPGNLCPKKGSYSDRSPSPHKEIKMKNKGHRVRKEEQLHENHLNEERSESPPVPAVKNRLHQGQQKRILASDFLELSNNIRREKNTKTATQQRSSSPPVTDPFSQFIPYVRTNEVYYLDPDAPVTRPSTYDPQYRQFNDSCQMPRHIFSSDHIRDPLLNPDVVKIRERQQAILKGLSELRQVTAGTGTLRRLLATDAALKPLANRCSLHWPRGLASHRQLPDSTHGQASPLVPVQICHIISLGPLFAFPNHVTDLFQFSVLLNRFLTSALG, from the exons ATGAATAGCAGGGGAGGATCAGACTGGCACA ATCAATCAAAGCCTGCAATGCAG ATGGGTCATAAAGCCAGAGCACCTAAACAGGCGTTGAGAATAAGGCATACTGGGCGTGTTCTGAGGTCAACACAAAATGCTTGTATCAAGCAGGAAAACTTAACAAAACCAAGGAGTGAATCAAGCTTATCAATGACGAAAGGTGAAAAACTGCAAGTTACTAAACACTCCTCACATGAAGCTGCAACTAAAGATTACTCTTTGATTTTCCAAAGAGATAGCACAAGCAGATACCCTGATTCAGAGAATCCTGATgttaaaaaaagtcaacagaaaCTTCAAAACTCATGTGTATCAGCTGAAGACCTAAGAAGTTTGGTATGCTTAACACAGGAACAGCTTCAGCAGATTTTGATGCTTGTAAAAGAAGGAACTAGAAGCATCTCTGAAACTCATaatgaaaagcaagaggaaatgg CTCCTAATGAGGCATCAGAGGAAAACATTATTGCCTTGCTCCAAAAAGCTTGTAAAGTTTCATCTGTTCCAGATAAGGCTAACTCTGATTCAAGCAGGAAACAAGAAGCATGTCCGCAGCCAGGACAGAAAGTTAC AAAGGATTCATGGAAGCCTGCTGACATGTTTAGTACCTTGGGTggaaaagaaggggagaaagcCTTATTAGAATCGAGGAAGACCCAATGGAAGAAGGAATTAG ATGAACAGGTAGcactgaagaagaaactgaaagaaactttGGAGGGAAAGGTGGGTTATTTCTGGGCAAAACCTGGCAATAATGAAACCCATAAAGAGAAAGTGGAAACAACTGACCCAGATAAG ACAGTGTTTCCAGCTGAGTCAATTATTACCAGTGAGGAAAACTCTCTCTGTACAACTTCTTCAACCACAGAGTCCAATAAAGTTCCACTGAATGTTTTAAGTGTTCCAGCTGGGCAGTCTTCTGACTTACCAGGTGTCAGTTGCACAGCGTTTGTTTTTGGG GAGGCCGTGCCACAGGAACGACCTTTTAGCGCACTGAAGCATGAGCAACAGAAGAAGTGGCTTGAAGAGCTGGataaacagaaggaagaagctAAGCTAcgaaaaatagaagaaaaacttAATTTAACAAAG GCTGAAGAGCATGACAGATGGGCAATGCATTTTGATTCTTTAAAGAACCACCTTAATGCTAATACACAACATCCCGTAAATGGAATGTACAAAAACCAGCATGAAAGTCTTTGCCTGTCACCTGACCCTAAGGAGCTGACTGCTTTTGTTCACCCTTTTTCACCTGCAGCTTTAGGCAATCTCATGCCCTTAAAGGTGGGAGATGCAGAAAAAGCTGCTAAAAACAGTGCTCCAGAACACAGTCAGAAAGTCAG TTTCCTCCGTTCAATGACAGCTCTCCTGGACCCTGCACAGATTGAAGAGAGAGACAGGCGGCGGCAGAAACAGTTAGAACATCAG AAAGCAATTATGGCTCAGGTAGAAGAAAAACGGAAGAAGAAACAACtggaggaagagcagagaaaatgggaagaacAAGAAGAAGAACAGCGCCTagcacaagaaaaagaacaaatgcagaaacaatTTGAGGAAgatacactgaaacaaaaacaaaaggag GAACTCATGACTCTTAAAACAAATGAGCTCTATCAGACAATGCAGAAAGCTCAAGAATTGGCACAGAGATTAAAACACGAGCAGCGCATTCGAGACTTGGCTCAGAAGGGACATGACATTTCAAAACTTCAGAAGAACCTTGGTG GTGATACAGAATTTGAAAATTCTAATACTTGCCTTTCACATCGAAGTCATAATTTTTCTGGTGACATTAAGAGTCATATTGATGCACAGACTTCTCCTCGGAAAGACACTGCTGTACAGACAG attacTTTAATACTTCAGCATACACTGAGTCAGCTGAGGAAAGAACCGTGTGTTGTGGATCTCCTGATATATCCATAGGATATAAAGAAACCtctaacagcaaaaaaagccagaagGACATGCAGTatatagataaaaataaaatttcaggaaaagaaactggTGGCATATACAGTGATCTATATGAACAATATGcaagaaaagacagacaaattaaaccttcagaaaaatacagcaaaagacCTGACTGGAATATAAACAAGCCTGGGAAAAGATACATTCCAGCATCAGAAAGATACCCTaaacagctacagaaacaaagggaagaaaacaaagtgagaCGACAAATGGAACTGCTTCAGCTGGTAGAAAGGAATACCCCTGGGAATCTCTGCCCAAAAAAGGGCAGTTACTCAGACAGGTCTCCTTCACctcacaaagaaataaaaatgaagaataagGGACATAGAGTCAGAAAG GAAGAACAGTTACATGAGAACCATTTGAATGAAGAAAG ATCTGAGTCGCCACCTGTTCCAGCAGTTAAAAACAGATTACACCAAGGGCAACAAAAACGGATACTTGCTTCTGATTTCCTGGAGCTTAGCAACAATattagaagagagaaaaataccaaGACAGCTACCCAGCAGAGGAGCTCTTCTCCTCCTGTTACAGACCCCTTTTCACAATTTATTCCGTATGTTCGAACAAACGAAGTATATTATCTTGATCCAGATGCACCAGTGACTAGACCTTCAACATATGACCCCCAGTATCGACAGTTTAATG ATTCTTGCCAAATGCCACGACACATTTTTAGCTCTGATCACATTAGAGACCCTCTTCTAAATCCTGATGTAGTTAAAATCAGAGAGAGACAACAAGCAATTCTCAAAGGACTGTCAGAATTACGCCAG gtgACGGCAGGAACAGGAACTCTCCGCAGGCTTTTGGCAACAGACGCGGCACTAAAACCACTTGCCAACAGGTGTAGCCTGCACTGGCCGAGGGGCCTTGCCAGCCACCGGCAGCTGCCCGACAGCACGCACGGACAGGCCTCGCCGCTTGTCCCTGTGCAGATATGTCACATTATTTCTCTAGGCCCGCTTTTTGCCTTTCCAAACCACGTGACAGACTTGTTCCAGTTTTCAGTGTTACTTAACCGGTTTCTCACCTCAGCTCTGGGTTGA